A part of Sulfurifustis variabilis genomic DNA contains:
- a CDS encoding helicase-related protein codes for MKAEQIRELRKSMGLTQQQFAELLGVSFVTLNRWENGQFKPSAMALSKLQALARRGEVPTMAAAGAPVPASATIEENRLDFLGDANALRVLVEGERLSYGHLFNPAFAAEISEIDPLPHQRIAVYERMLCQTRLRFLLADDAGAGKTIMTGLYVRESLTRRTIRRVLVVAPAGLVGNWYRELRNLFQLQFNIVVGSDARERNPFVGPQSDLIVVSVDSLRSARLFNNLRDPTVVPYDLVVFDEAHKLSANRDPDGTFRPTDRYRLAEAIAGVRELPDDWKMPWAAHHLLLLTATPHMGKDFPYYCLWRLLEPELFSTETAFARFPRESRSRYFIRRVKEEMVDLRGRPLYPERLCNTVSYELTQGDVSEQALYDQTTAYIRHYYNQARLLNRQAARFAMTVFQRRLASSTWALLCSFRNRLDKLDRLIDDIQSGRIPEEELRAQQQRIDRKMREGRLMDVLAAKTADEESVTDGAEEHEETEAEALGAFVATSLAELLAERQKVLELIGLAEAVHASGRESKFDRMSALLRAAEYRDHKVIIYTEHKDTLEFLMRRLEGMGYAGQVAFIHGGLNFEQRDAQVEQFRRPHNGERGGARFFVGTDAAAEGINLQFCWILINYDVPWNPARLEQRMGRIHRYGQKRDKVAIINLVAGKTREGRVIKTLLDKLEEIRKQLGSDKVFDVVGRIFEGISLTEYIQRAVESDDEADRKALEIAGELTAEQIRALEAREERIYGKGGEVKAALPQLQEALAIEEMRRLLPGYVRRYLEHAAPLIGVDLVGNLDGQFFLRPRRRGVLESLISLLEAYPESARNRFTVYRPPDSRDAIFLHPGEPVFERLSALAIEQSRNAGKRGAIFTDASGTAPYLFHVARVTVVRAVDPGFPAFHTEDVIEQRLVGLKQYADGRMLEAPVEQLLLLKPTAKAAPSSVVFLASSETWRLAAEQHISTELLGKLAELQQLAARERLVETEDHLVRAYDYQESELAAARKRYTEKAREGNRAAQVELERIKEQQKTVTERRAVAIQQARREAQLIQAGKVEIIATALVQPSQDLEDIKARDTAVERIAMEVAIAHDAAQGADVRDVSTPEKARLAGLSDYPGFDLLSKRSNDERGIEVKGRVGTGEIELTENEWARACNLRNRYWLYVVFDCGSAQPRLFKVQDPFGKLIAKSRGSVVIGYSEIVRSASE; via the coding sequence ATGAAGGCAGAACAAATTCGAGAGCTGCGCAAGTCAATGGGCCTCACCCAGCAGCAGTTTGCCGAACTGCTGGGAGTCTCCTTTGTCACGCTCAACCGCTGGGAAAACGGCCAGTTCAAACCATCGGCGATGGCGCTCTCGAAGCTGCAGGCGCTTGCTCGTCGTGGCGAGGTCCCCACGATGGCGGCGGCAGGTGCACCCGTGCCGGCAAGTGCGACGATTGAAGAGAATCGGCTCGACTTCCTGGGCGACGCCAACGCGCTTCGGGTACTCGTGGAGGGGGAGCGGCTGTCCTATGGGCACCTCTTCAATCCCGCGTTCGCCGCCGAGATCAGCGAGATCGATCCGCTGCCACACCAGCGTATCGCCGTCTACGAGCGGATGTTGTGCCAAACCCGTTTACGGTTCCTGCTGGCAGATGATGCCGGTGCCGGTAAGACCATCATGACGGGTCTATATGTGCGCGAAAGCCTTACGCGCCGAACCATCCGCCGGGTCTTGGTTGTGGCGCCCGCGGGTCTAGTGGGGAACTGGTACCGGGAGCTGCGCAACCTGTTCCAGCTCCAGTTCAACATCGTCGTAGGTAGCGATGCCAGAGAGCGCAATCCCTTTGTCGGACCCCAAAGCGACCTGATCGTAGTGAGCGTGGACAGCCTGCGCAGCGCACGCCTTTTTAACAACCTGCGCGATCCGACCGTCGTGCCTTACGACTTGGTGGTCTTTGATGAGGCCCACAAGCTGTCGGCTAACCGTGACCCCGACGGCACATTCCGTCCCACCGACCGCTATCGTCTCGCCGAAGCCATCGCCGGTGTCCGGGAGCTACCTGACGATTGGAAAATGCCTTGGGCGGCACACCACCTGCTCCTGCTGACGGCCACACCGCACATGGGTAAGGATTTCCCGTACTACTGCCTGTGGCGACTCCTTGAGCCGGAGCTGTTCAGCACCGAAACCGCGTTTGCCCGCTTCCCGCGCGAGTCTCGCAGCCGGTACTTCATCCGGCGCGTCAAGGAAGAAATGGTCGACTTGCGCGGCCGGCCGCTTTATCCCGAGCGTCTGTGCAACACGGTGAGCTACGAGCTCACGCAAGGCGACGTCAGCGAGCAGGCTCTCTACGATCAGACCACGGCTTATATCCGTCATTACTACAACCAAGCGCGTCTGCTGAACCGCCAAGCGGCACGCTTCGCAATGACCGTCTTCCAGCGGCGGCTGGCCAGCAGCACTTGGGCCTTGCTCTGCTCTTTCCGTAACCGTCTCGACAAGCTGGACAGGCTCATCGATGACATTCAGTCCGGACGGATTCCGGAAGAGGAGCTGCGCGCCCAGCAACAGCGGATCGACAGGAAGATGCGCGAAGGCAGGCTGATGGACGTGTTGGCGGCAAAGACGGCCGATGAGGAATCTGTCACGGACGGCGCGGAGGAACACGAGGAAACCGAGGCCGAAGCCTTGGGTGCCTTCGTCGCCACGAGCCTGGCCGAGCTGCTCGCCGAGAGGCAAAAGGTACTGGAACTGATCGGGCTTGCCGAGGCGGTACATGCCAGCGGTCGCGAATCCAAGTTCGACCGGATGAGCGCTCTACTCCGTGCCGCCGAGTATCGCGACCACAAAGTCATCATCTATACCGAGCACAAGGACACCCTTGAGTTCCTGATGCGTCGCCTGGAAGGTATGGGCTATGCCGGGCAGGTTGCCTTCATCCACGGCGGCCTCAACTTCGAGCAGCGCGACGCCCAGGTAGAACAGTTCCGCCGACCTCACAATGGAGAGCGCGGCGGTGCTCGCTTCTTCGTCGGCACCGACGCCGCAGCCGAGGGCATCAACCTCCAGTTCTGCTGGATCCTTATCAACTACGACGTCCCGTGGAACCCTGCACGCCTCGAGCAGCGGATGGGTCGTATCCATCGGTATGGCCAGAAGCGCGACAAAGTCGCCATCATCAACCTCGTGGCCGGCAAGACCCGCGAGGGCCGGGTAATTAAGACGCTGCTCGATAAGCTGGAAGAAATCCGCAAGCAGCTTGGCTCGGACAAGGTCTTCGATGTCGTTGGCCGCATTTTCGAGGGGATCTCCCTGACCGAATACATCCAGCGTGCCGTCGAATCCGACGATGAGGCGGACCGTAAAGCCTTGGAGATTGCTGGCGAACTCACCGCCGAGCAAATCCGCGCGCTCGAGGCGAGAGAGGAGCGCATCTACGGCAAAGGTGGCGAGGTGAAGGCCGCCTTGCCGCAACTACAGGAAGCGCTTGCCATCGAAGAGATGCGCCGGCTCCTTCCCGGTTATGTGCGTCGCTATCTCGAGCACGCTGCGCCGCTGATCGGAGTTGATCTGGTGGGTAACCTCGACGGGCAGTTCTTCCTGCGGCCGCGGCGGCGTGGCGTGCTGGAGAGCTTGATTTCCCTGCTCGAAGCCTATCCGGAATCGGCCCGCAATCGTTTTACGGTCTACCGTCCCCCAGACTCGCGGGATGCCATCTTCCTCCATCCCGGCGAACCGGTATTTGAACGCCTGTCTGCTCTCGCCATCGAGCAGAGTCGGAATGCTGGTAAGCGGGGTGCGATTTTCACGGACGCTTCGGGCACCGCGCCTTATCTCTTCCATGTCGCCCGAGTCACTGTCGTGCGCGCGGTCGATCCGGGTTTCCCCGCCTTTCACACCGAGGATGTTATCGAGCAGCGACTTGTCGGGCTCAAGCAGTATGCCGATGGCCGTATGCTGGAGGCGCCTGTGGAGCAACTCTTGCTCCTGAAGCCGACTGCCAAGGCTGCGCCTTCCAGCGTGGTGTTCCTCGCGAGTAGCGAGACCTGGCGCCTCGCGGCCGAACAGCACATCAGTACCGAGCTGCTCGGCAAGCTCGCCGAGCTGCAACAACTCGCCGCGCGGGAGCGTCTCGTTGAGACCGAAGACCACCTTGTTCGGGCCTATGACTACCAGGAGTCGGAGCTTGCCGCCGCCCGCAAGCGCTACACGGAGAAGGCACGCGAGGGCAACCGCGCGGCCCAAGTCGAGCTGGAACGCATCAAGGAGCAGCAAAAGACCGTCACCGAGCGCCGGGCCGTGGCGATTCAGCAGGCTCGCCGGGAGGCCCAGCTGATCCAGGCGGGCAAAGTAGAAATTATCGCCACGGCGCTCGTTCAGCCTTCCCAGGACCTGGAGGACATCAAGGCGCGCGACACGGCGGTCGAACGCATCGCGATGGAGGTGGCGATCGCCCATGATGCGGCCCAAGGCGCCGATGTCCGGGATGTGTCCACCCCGGAGAAGGCGCGACTGGCCGGACTCTCCGACTATCCGGGCTTCGATCTCCTTTCGAAGCGGTCGAATGATGAGCGCGGCATCGAGGTCAAGGGGCGGGTCGGGACCGGAGAGATCGAGCTTACCGAGAACGAGTGGGCGCGTGCCTGCAACCTGCGGAACCGATACTGGCTTTACGTTGTTTTCGACTGTGGTTCCGCGCAGCCTCGGCTATTCAAGGTGCAAGACCCCTTTGGCAAGCTGATCGCCAAATCCCGCGGCAGCGTGGTGATCGGCTACAGCGAAATTGTGCGCAGCGCGTCGGAGTGA
- a CDS encoding DUF499 domain-containing protein, with the protein MAKTTVKPWHEVVRLRADVKSAELSLKAFAADLYDVMLGRNPGVYHDPKQFFALTYATVRLRDLARDVTRRLAGKSEKAVRQLHMTFGGGKTHSLITLVHLTQEPERLPDIPAVQQFKAHCALEGGFPKARVTAVVFDRLDAEMGCEAKAPDGQLRALKMPWSVLAWQLAGEAGLKLLKEDGTERPTPPATNVMEKLLGLARKEQPSVLILFDEVLWFVRTMADQDPKWVGRMADFLHSLTQAVAKVPQCCLVASLLASETKKMDELGKRISKELYDEFKRVADEGIQPVESHDVPEILRRRLFELESYTDQSQWPQQVMAALNSIEMIDEYTKKHRAQEEKRYRDAYPFHPDLIDVFYGKWTGLEGFQQTRGILKTMATALRDAEKWDKQPIVGAQVFLAPDNGDGLSAAAIELANTAQLEQYEGRRQNWPAILQAEFGLAKKAQEGLASLNGREVEQAVVATFLHSQPIGQRAVTRELKLLIGGGAPDRIELEKGLLRWADTSWYLDDTFIDDREDGLPKLWRLGSKPNLKQMHHDARTHISPTVLDEVLEKEIRGASKLVEGARGAGVKVHMLPSRPSEVEDDGEFHYAVLGPKAASEGGRPSPEAKRFVDETTGPEKPRALNRNAVVLAVPSKEGIEVAREKVRDLLGWEKVREMLKERDDVDTAAQARLETNLRAARGEMVSQIVIAYCIAVTVNDSNDISAYRINVDNDPLFSKIVADKRLRIESTAVNAEALLPGGPYDLWAEGEKARFVKDLVGAFAATARLPKMLNRTAILETLLQGCETGDFVLRVTRADKSIRTFWKCRPDEAALSDPSLEVVLSDAALLTELDPALLPPGVLPGLWGKESITLADVGSYFSGKHFVAIDKGGYTENLLIPAAEEGAIKTAVAQAIKSGRIWLVNGTISVLGEDVPAGFVNEHAILYPPPTPIPATDLIPAELGEAWSGEYTTAHLLHAALSAKAGKPLPWVPVRQALDDGFRLGLFERTLESSPWPCDLGGASAIKVRLVKDKAKETTGGAYGAKVATAELATHEVQDLADQVDALRQATAGHPLRIKVTVELGEAGKVEQDVVDRVNGILSKVKPGWKVS; encoded by the coding sequence ATGGCCAAAACAACCGTAAAACCCTGGCATGAAGTCGTTCGGCTGCGCGCCGACGTCAAGAGTGCAGAGCTGTCACTCAAGGCCTTCGCCGCCGACCTGTATGATGTGATGCTCGGGCGCAATCCCGGGGTTTATCACGACCCCAAGCAGTTCTTCGCCCTCACTTATGCCACCGTCCGCTTGCGCGATCTTGCCCGCGATGTTACACGGCGCCTCGCAGGCAAGTCGGAGAAGGCGGTGCGCCAGCTCCATATGACCTTCGGCGGCGGCAAGACGCACTCGCTGATTACGCTCGTCCATCTCACACAGGAGCCCGAGCGGCTTCCCGATATCCCCGCTGTGCAGCAGTTCAAGGCGCATTGCGCCCTGGAAGGCGGCTTCCCTAAAGCGCGGGTGACAGCGGTGGTGTTCGACCGGCTCGATGCCGAGATGGGTTGCGAGGCCAAGGCGCCTGATGGGCAACTCCGCGCCCTCAAAATGCCATGGAGCGTGCTTGCCTGGCAGCTGGCGGGCGAGGCTGGACTAAAGCTGCTGAAGGAAGATGGAACGGAGCGTCCGACCCCACCGGCCACCAACGTGATGGAAAAACTGCTCGGCCTCGCTCGCAAGGAACAGCCCTCGGTGCTGATCCTGTTCGATGAGGTGCTGTGGTTCGTGCGCACCATGGCGGATCAGGACCCGAAATGGGTTGGGCGTATGGCCGATTTTCTGCACAGCCTCACTCAGGCGGTCGCCAAGGTGCCGCAATGCTGCCTGGTGGCGTCCCTGCTCGCCTCCGAGACCAAGAAGATGGACGAGCTGGGTAAGCGCATCAGCAAGGAGCTCTACGACGAGTTCAAGCGCGTGGCCGACGAAGGCATCCAGCCGGTGGAAAGTCATGACGTGCCGGAGATTCTGCGCCGCCGGTTGTTCGAGCTTGAAAGCTACACGGACCAAAGCCAGTGGCCGCAGCAGGTGATGGCCGCGCTCAACAGCATCGAAATGATCGACGAGTACACCAAGAAGCACCGCGCCCAGGAGGAAAAGCGTTATCGCGATGCCTACCCCTTCCATCCCGATCTGATCGATGTGTTCTACGGAAAGTGGACGGGACTAGAGGGGTTCCAGCAGACGCGCGGGATACTGAAAACCATGGCGACGGCCCTCCGCGATGCCGAGAAGTGGGACAAGCAACCGATTGTCGGCGCGCAAGTGTTTCTGGCTCCAGATAATGGTGATGGATTAAGCGCCGCCGCCATAGAGCTCGCCAATACTGCCCAACTGGAACAGTATGAAGGGCGGAGACAAAACTGGCCCGCAATCTTGCAGGCTGAATTTGGGCTTGCCAAAAAGGCCCAGGAAGGTCTCGCCAGCCTGAACGGTCGCGAGGTTGAGCAGGCGGTGGTGGCAACCTTCCTGCACTCCCAGCCGATCGGTCAACGGGCTGTAACGCGCGAGCTGAAACTTCTTATCGGTGGCGGGGCGCCAGATCGCATCGAACTGGAGAAAGGGCTACTTCGTTGGGCTGATACTTCCTGGTACCTCGACGACACCTTTATTGATGATCGGGAGGATGGGTTACCGAAACTGTGGCGGCTGGGATCGAAACCGAACCTCAAGCAGATGCACCATGATGCACGCACTCACATCAGCCCGACGGTATTGGACGAAGTGCTGGAGAAGGAGATCCGTGGCGCGTCGAAGCTTGTCGAGGGCGCGCGCGGCGCTGGCGTAAAGGTGCATATGCTGCCGTCGCGGCCGTCAGAGGTCGAGGATGACGGCGAGTTCCACTATGCCGTGCTCGGACCTAAGGCGGCCTCCGAGGGCGGCAGGCCGAGCCCCGAGGCCAAGCGGTTCGTTGATGAGACGACGGGCCCCGAGAAACCACGCGCCTTGAACCGGAACGCGGTGGTACTCGCCGTGCCGTCGAAGGAGGGTATCGAAGTCGCCCGCGAGAAGGTGCGCGACCTCCTGGGTTGGGAGAAGGTGCGCGAGATGCTCAAGGAACGGGACGACGTGGACACGGCCGCGCAGGCCAGGCTTGAAACCAATCTTCGTGCAGCGCGTGGCGAGATGGTCTCGCAGATCGTGATCGCGTATTGCATTGCGGTCACGGTGAATGATTCCAACGACATCTCCGCCTACCGCATCAACGTCGACAACGACCCGTTGTTCAGCAAGATCGTGGCCGATAAGCGGTTGCGGATCGAGAGCACCGCAGTCAATGCCGAGGCACTGCTGCCGGGCGGGCCGTATGACCTGTGGGCGGAAGGCGAGAAAGCGCGCTTCGTGAAAGACCTAGTTGGTGCCTTCGCTGCGACGGCAAGGCTGCCGAAGATGCTCAACCGCACCGCGATTTTGGAAACCCTGCTCCAAGGCTGCGAGACCGGTGATTTCGTTCTGCGTGTCACACGTGCGGACAAGTCGATCCGGACCTTCTGGAAGTGTCGGCCCGACGAGGCTGCCCTGAGCGACCCGAGCCTGGAAGTCGTCTTGTCTGATGCCGCGCTACTGACCGAGCTCGATCCTGCACTCCTGCCTCCCGGAGTTTTGCCGGGGCTGTGGGGCAAGGAATCGATCACCCTCGCCGACGTGGGATCGTACTTCTCTGGTAAGCACTTTGTGGCCATCGACAAAGGAGGCTATACGGAAAACCTGCTCATCCCGGCTGCCGAAGAAGGGGCGATCAAGACGGCAGTCGCGCAGGCCATCAAGAGCGGACGCATCTGGCTGGTTAACGGGACGATCAGTGTTCTGGGCGAAGACGTACCGGCTGGGTTCGTAAACGAGCATGCCATCCTATACCCGCCGCCCACACCGATCCCCGCTACCGATCTCATCCCCGCGGAGCTTGGCGAGGCGTGGAGCGGTGAGTACACCACCGCACATTTGTTGCACGCGGCGCTTTCAGCTAAGGCAGGCAAGCCGCTCCCTTGGGTGCCGGTCCGTCAGGCGCTGGACGATGGATTCCGCCTGGGCTTGTTCGAGCGGACGCTGGAATCCAGTCCCTGGCCGTGTGACCTCGGTGGCGCCAGTGCCATCAAGGTTCGATTGGTCAAGGATAAAGCCAAGGAGACCACAGGCGGAGCTTACGGTGCCAAAGTGGCCACCGCCGAGCTAGCGACCCACGAGGTCCAGGATCTGGCCGACCAGGTCGATGCGCTGCGACAGGCGACGGCGGGACATCCATTGCGCATCAAGGTGACAGTCGAGTTAGGGGAAGCGGGTAAGGTCGAGCAGGACGTCGTCGATCGAGTGAACGGTATCTTGAGTAAGGTCAAGCCGGGCTGGAAGGTGAGCTGA
- a CDS encoding DUF1156 domain-containing protein, whose product MNDKRLIEVAFPLKQASIDSVHEKNVRHGHISTLHIWPARRPLAASRAALIATLLPDPGDKEKRDEVLKRLGGTLKKTLKKKKMPNGRTEEIESWETEGGILHWGNESGPDLDWFRDEIRKTYGGRAPKVLDPFAGGGAIPLEAMRLGCEVTAVDINPVAWFILKCTLEYPQKLAGQKRKLPDFALQDFELMAAYFKAKGLKPAEIRRYLRQLVSSTEKEAGADGIEQGENFDLLSHPDLADGLLEVDLAWHVRAWGRWVLKEARKSLARFYPAYAEYCTLKPYRRVPLDSGDTLKPVPTNESGELQVGLLNAGYDEDYLANPKNPRWVAKPTVAYLWARTVRCKACRATVPLLKTRWLAKRDNKRALLTMRPLEDKSGVVFGIDPDVQVKGGNAAQKREHDKKLGAGTMSRAGVACPCCGTIMTMEDLRMEGRAGRLGAVMTAVVVDGLKGKEYRLPTRHEIEMARGAEAELDRVFAEIPHGLPTEPLAGADALGFRVPLYGLDQWHKLFAPRQLLALGCFVKAVRAVPQRLTSYDAAWREALIAYLQCGFDRMLDFNSSILAWITSVEAIGHTFVRFALPMNWDFSESAPINDVRGGWWMCLDAIAESLETIQRATNTAASVPCALNQSAITCPDPGAFDVIVTDPPYYDAIPYSDLMDYFYVWDRRLLTGLSDAYERAFADQLGPKWRAQADDGELIDDASRFGGNKEASKRNYEAGMARAFRACHAALKPEGRLVIVFAHKQPDAWETLVSAIIKAGFVVDGSWPIQTEQVARMRAQSSAALASSVWLVCKKRDPRARAGWDAQVIKEMEANIVTQLRDFWDAGIRGPDFVWAATGPALEAYSRYPAVKKASEPGALMGVDEFLRHVRRIVVDFVVGRVLTHGQGEPVPGDHPLDDVTTYYLLHRNDFGLGEAPAGPCILYMISCGLSERELIDQYDLLARGGRSEPGVEDIEAVEEGEEAEAETSGGGGKFKLKPWSARRHRALGEDGAGSRPAPLIDQVHKLMQLWKAGDVAKVNDYLDRRGLRRSHIFAQLIQALIETSRDEGQGDECSILERLANHLRAMGSTAQGALTLE is encoded by the coding sequence ATGAACGACAAACGTCTCATCGAAGTCGCCTTCCCCTTGAAGCAGGCGTCCATTGACTCGGTGCATGAGAAAAACGTGCGCCATGGGCATATCTCTACCTTGCACATCTGGCCGGCACGCCGCCCGCTCGCGGCCAGCCGCGCCGCGCTTATCGCGACCCTGCTACCGGACCCGGGTGACAAGGAGAAGCGCGATGAAGTCCTCAAGCGCCTGGGCGGAACGCTCAAGAAGACCCTCAAAAAGAAAAAGATGCCCAATGGCCGCACCGAGGAGATCGAGTCCTGGGAGACCGAAGGCGGCATCCTGCACTGGGGCAACGAGTCGGGCCCGGACCTGGATTGGTTCCGGGACGAGATTCGCAAGACCTATGGCGGTCGCGCACCGAAAGTGCTGGACCCGTTTGCCGGCGGTGGCGCCATTCCGCTGGAGGCCATGCGCCTGGGCTGCGAGGTGACGGCGGTGGACATTAACCCCGTGGCCTGGTTCATCCTCAAGTGCACTCTGGAGTATCCGCAGAAGCTCGCCGGGCAGAAGAGGAAGCTCCCGGACTTTGCGCTGCAAGACTTCGAGCTCATGGCGGCGTACTTCAAGGCCAAGGGCCTCAAGCCCGCCGAGATCAGGCGCTATCTTCGGCAGCTTGTCTCGTCCACGGAGAAAGAGGCTGGGGCTGATGGCATCGAGCAGGGCGAAAACTTCGATCTGCTGAGTCATCCCGACCTCGCCGACGGGTTGCTGGAGGTGGACCTCGCTTGGCACGTGCGCGCCTGGGGGCGTTGGGTGCTCAAGGAGGCGCGGAAGAGTCTCGCGCGGTTCTATCCGGCATACGCCGAGTACTGCACTTTGAAGCCTTACCGCCGAGTGCCGCTGGACTCAGGCGACACCTTGAAGCCCGTCCCCACAAACGAAAGCGGTGAACTACAGGTGGGTCTACTGAATGCGGGATACGATGAGGATTATCTCGCCAACCCCAAGAATCCGCGCTGGGTGGCCAAACCCACCGTCGCCTACCTCTGGGCGCGGACAGTCCGCTGCAAGGCCTGCCGTGCCACGGTACCGCTCCTGAAAACCCGCTGGCTCGCCAAGAGAGACAACAAGCGCGCGCTGCTGACCATGCGTCCCCTCGAAGACAAATCCGGCGTCGTGTTCGGCATCGACCCGGACGTCCAGGTCAAAGGCGGTAACGCCGCGCAAAAGCGGGAACATGACAAGAAACTCGGCGCAGGCACCATGAGTCGAGCAGGTGTTGCCTGCCCCTGCTGCGGCACCATCATGACTATGGAGGATCTGCGCATGGAAGGCCGCGCCGGGCGCCTGGGCGCGGTGATGACGGCGGTAGTGGTCGATGGCCTCAAAGGCAAGGAGTATCGCCTGCCCACCAGGCACGAGATCGAGATGGCACGTGGCGCTGAGGCCGAACTAGACAGGGTGTTCGCCGAGATTCCTCATGGTCTGCCGACGGAGCCGCTAGCGGGAGCAGATGCGCTCGGCTTTCGAGTACCGCTCTACGGCCTCGACCAGTGGCACAAGCTATTCGCGCCGCGGCAGTTGCTGGCGCTTGGATGCTTCGTCAAGGCCGTTCGCGCCGTCCCGCAGCGGCTGACTTCCTATGATGCGGCCTGGCGAGAAGCGCTCATTGCCTACCTGCAATGCGGCTTCGATCGCATGCTCGACTTCAATTCCAGCATTCTTGCTTGGATCACGAGCGTGGAGGCGATCGGACATACCTTCGTGCGTTTTGCGCTGCCGATGAATTGGGACTTCAGTGAGTCTGCGCCTATTAATGACGTGCGCGGTGGATGGTGGATGTGCCTGGATGCGATTGCAGAGTCGTTGGAGACTATCCAGCGCGCGACCAATACAGCGGCATCTGTACCATGTGCGCTTAACCAAAGTGCCATCACGTGCCCCGACCCCGGCGCCTTCGATGTGATCGTGACAGATCCACCGTACTACGACGCCATCCCATACTCGGACTTGATGGACTATTTCTACGTCTGGGATCGGCGTCTACTCACCGGGCTATCGGATGCCTACGAGAGAGCGTTCGCTGACCAGTTGGGACCGAAATGGCGCGCCCAGGCCGACGACGGAGAACTCATCGACGACGCTTCTCGCTTTGGTGGTAACAAGGAAGCGTCCAAGCGCAATTACGAAGCGGGCATGGCGCGCGCATTCCGAGCTTGTCACGCTGCCCTCAAACCCGAGGGACGCCTCGTTATCGTCTTCGCCCACAAGCAGCCCGATGCCTGGGAGACCCTGGTTTCGGCGATCATCAAGGCGGGCTTCGTGGTCGACGGTTCGTGGCCGATCCAAACAGAACAGGTGGCACGCATGCGCGCCCAGAGTTCGGCGGCATTGGCATCCTCCGTCTGGTTGGTCTGCAAAAAACGCGATCCTAGGGCCCGGGCCGGCTGGGATGCCCAAGTCATCAAGGAGATGGAGGCTAACATCGTCACGCAGTTGCGTGATTTCTGGGATGCAGGAATTCGCGGTCCGGACTTTGTCTGGGCGGCTACCGGCCCGGCGCTTGAGGCCTACAGCCGGTATCCGGCGGTGAAGAAAGCTTCCGAGCCGGGGGCGCTGATGGGGGTGGATGAGTTCCTGCGCCACGTCCGCCGCATCGTCGTGGACTTCGTGGTCGGGCGGGTGCTGACCCACGGGCAGGGCGAACCGGTGCCGGGTGACCACCCGCTCGATGATGTGACTACCTATTATCTACTGCACCGTAACGACTTCGGCCTCGGGGAGGCGCCGGCGGGCCCGTGCATCCTCTATATGATTTCGTGTGGCCTGTCGGAACGCGAGCTTATTGATCAGTATGACCTGCTGGCCCGGGGCGGCCGGTCTGAGCCAGGAGTGGAAGACATCGAAGCGGTCGAGGAGGGAGAGGAAGCGGAAGCTGAGACTTCGGGCGGTGGTGGGAAGTTCAAGCTCAAGCCCTGGTCCGCGCGCCGCCACCGGGCACTGGGCGAGGATGGGGCAGGGAGTCGCCCAGCCCCTCTTATCGATCAAGTTCACAAGCTCATGCAACTCTGGAAGGCAGGCGACGTGGCCAAGGTGAACGACTATCTTGACCGCAGAGGTTTGCGCCGCAGCCATATCTTCGCGCAGCTTATCCAGGCATTGATCGAGACGAGCCGCGACGAGGGGCAAGGCGACGAGTGCTCAATCCTAGAGCGACTCGCTAACCATTTGAGGGCGATGGGTAGCACAGCGCAGGGTGCACTGACGCTGGAATAG
- a CDS encoding nucleotidyltransferase: MGIPENQLDTWSRQGATASASAIYERIRTALLADVALSSQNFDVFLQGSYRNSTNIRGDSDVDVVVKLKDIFQPDYSQLDEFTKGKVKAGHRDATYTLTDFRRDVSGAIRRAFPNHHITEGGKSIKIPRTANNIPADVVPCLEYRLYRPLQTLLGDATYIEGIWLSDVQRNYAVTSFPRQSYENGVAKHGRTNDWYKPTVRIFKNARGWMEDNGLIQSGMASSHAIECLLYNVPDQQFGQSCRDTFVNVVNWLNAADMRNFVCQNGIQRLFDPGRWTTQNARAFIGALIQMWNQWGQQYARVRI; this comes from the coding sequence ATGGGTATCCCGGAAAATCAGCTGGACACGTGGTCACGTCAAGGTGCTACGGCATCCGCTTCAGCAATCTACGAGCGCATCCGAACCGCGCTGCTGGCCGATGTCGCGCTGTCCAGTCAGAATTTCGATGTGTTTCTTCAGGGCTCGTACCGCAACAGCACCAACATCCGGGGTGACAGCGATGTGGATGTGGTGGTCAAGCTCAAAGACATCTTCCAGCCGGACTACAGCCAGCTCGACGAGTTCACCAAGGGTAAGGTCAAGGCAGGGCACCGAGACGCGACGTATACGCTGACTGATTTCCGTCGCGACGTCTCCGGCGCCATCCGGCGTGCCTTCCCGAATCACCACATCACCGAGGGCGGGAAGAGCATCAAGATTCCGAGAACGGCCAACAACATCCCCGCCGATGTCGTGCCCTGTCTGGAGTACCGGCTTTATCGTCCGCTGCAGACCTTGCTGGGGGATGCCACGTACATCGAGGGTATCTGGCTGTCGGATGTGCAGCGCAACTACGCCGTCACCAGTTTCCCGAGGCAGTCCTACGAAAACGGCGTGGCCAAGCACGGCAGGACGAACGACTGGTATAAGCCGACCGTCCGCATCTTCAAGAACGCTCGTGGCTGGATGGAGGACAACGGGCTGATCCAGAGCGGCATGGCATCGTCTCATGCCATCGAATGCCTGCTCTACAACGTGCCCGACCAGCAATTCGGCCAAAGCTGCCGCGACACCTTCGTCAATGTCGTGAACTGGCTGAACGCTGCGGACATGAGGAACTTCGTCTGCCAGAACGGCATCCAGCGGTTGTTCGATCCAGGCCGCTGGACGACACAGAACGCGCGCGCCTTCATCGGCGCGTTGATCCAGATGTGGAACCAGTGGGGGCAGCAGTATGCACGGGTACGCATCTGA